Sequence from the Dehalococcoidales bacterium genome:
TCATCAGGGGCAGTTTAGCCTCAGCGGCCACTATCCTGTTCGTGGCGCCGCAGGCCCAGAACATGGCGACTTCGCCCTCTGCCGGCTCTCTGGCTTTTGAGCCTTCCCAACCTGCTATCAGGTCCGGACGTGACAGGTCCCGTATCCCGATAGCTCTGCCATCTCCGATATGTACCGGCGCCCCGTGCATAATGCGGTGTCGTGACGATATTTGTACTGCCCGGGTAGCATCGAAAGAAGTCTTGAACAGACGGCAGGAAACGGCCATATTGCCGCGGAACGGCCCGACGGGCACACAGGCTATATTGGTGCTGAATACGCCATTAACCTGGTACTGCACATTGGCGTTTTTCAAAGCCCAATCAAAGCTCTCACTGCAGCCGGTAAGAAAGCCGACCAGGTCATCACGCCAGTACTTTTTAATATCGGTAGGCTCATCGATAATCTTGCCGTTTTGGTAAACCTGGTATCTGGGCAGGTCGGTGCGCAGATCGGCATCCGGGGCGACGCGAAGGGGATGGGGCGACCCTGCTTCCGTCATGTCAACGATGGAGACAGTCTCCGGGTTGCGGTGAGCGAACACCAGGTAGTCATAGGCATACTCTTTGGGGATGATGACCATATCCGTCACGGCGTAGCCGCGGCACTTGTTCATGCTGTGCTCCGTCCACTGGCCGCTCCTGACGATGTTGCGGAACTCATCTGGACTCATCGCTGATAAATCGGCTTCCGTGTATTTAATCATGGTATTTCTCCTCCGAGTTTGGTCGGGTTATGCCGTCTGTTTTTATCTAAGTATACTCCGGCGCCGGTGAATGTCAATAAAACTTTAGCCTCAAATTGACGGTACTATCGGGAGACCTTATAATCTATCATGTCTTTTACCGGAGACACCACTATGAATGAAAATATGAGTATCCCGCATCAAACGACCATCCTCCGTCATTCCGTACCTGATACGGGGCCGGAATGGCTATGGTCCTATTTTCGTAGTATTATCAAAAAGTTCAATCTCCAGGGGAAAGCTTGATGGCAACGTGCGCTGAAGTAGTGGCCAGAACACTGAAAGAAAATGGTATCAGCACCATTTTCGGGCTTCCCGGTGGAGAGGTGCTTGATTTCCTTGAAGCTTGCCGTCGGGAAGGCCTTTCTTTTGTCCTGACCCGTCACGAAGCTGCGGCTGCCTTCATGGCGGATGTTACCGGACAGATTACCCGCCGTCCGGGAGTTTGCCTCTCCACCCTCGGGCCGGGAGCCACCAATCTTGTTTCCGGCGTGGCCAATGCCTTTCTGGACAGGTCGCCGGTGCTGGCAATTACCGGGCAGATGTCAACCAGAGCCGCGCCTTATTGTACGCACCAGCGTATTGACCTTTCATCACTTTTTCAGCCGGTAACCAAGCAGAGCATTGTTCTGGATGCCAGAAACACCCGGAGTAAGGTCGAAAGGGCGATAGAGATTGCTACTCAAGGTAGAATGGGCCCGGTGCACCTTCTCCTGCCCAGCGATATGGCTGCTCAGCAGGATGAAAGTTATCAAGCTGATGAGGCGGAAGCGAATGTCTATGCCTCATATTCGGACGAAAGGTTAATGGAGAAGGCTCTGGCGGAACTGAATCAAGCTCGCCATCCACTGGTGATTGTGGGTGTGGGCGTTGACCCGGTGGGTAGCTCAGCGATAATAGCTGACTTTATTGAAAAGACACGGATTCCGGTGATGGTCACTCCCAAGGCAAAAGGGTTGGTCTCGGAGACCAACCCCTTGTTCCTGGCCACTGCCGCCGGTATGGCCGGCGACAGGGTAATCGTGGAGTTCCTCCAGGATGTAGACCTGGTGGTCGGTATCGGCTTTGACCCCGTCGAATCTGACAAGATGTGGCACAAGGAAAAGAAGATACTGTCTATTGATACCGCCTCTACCGCCGACGGTTCCTACGCTCCATTTCTGGAGCTAATCGGGGATGTAAATGCTATCCTAACCAGATTTCTTACTGCCTATACTTCGAATCATGCCTGGGAAGAAAAAAAATTGCGGGCTTTCAGGGATGAGATGAGAGAGGTGTCATCTTCACCCGTCGCCGCTTCCCGGAGAGGCCTTTCTCCTTACCATGTAATCCTTAAACTGCGCCAGCTGCTATCACCAAATGCTGTCCTGACCACGGACGTGGGCGCGCACAAGTTATTGCTGGGCCAGC
This genomic interval carries:
- a CDS encoding thiamine pyrophosphate-binding protein yields the protein MATCAEVVARTLKENGISTIFGLPGGEVLDFLEACRREGLSFVLTRHEAAAAFMADVTGQITRRPGVCLSTLGPGATNLVSGVANAFLDRSPVLAITGQMSTRAAPYCTHQRIDLSSLFQPVTKQSIVLDARNTRSKVERAIEIATQGRMGPVHLLLPSDMAAQQDESYQADEAEANVYASYSDERLMEKALAELNQARHPLVIVGVGVDPVGSSAIIADFIEKTRIPVMVTPKAKGLVSETNPLFLATAAGMAGDRVIVEFLQDVDLVVGIGFDPVESDKMWHKEKKILSIDTASTADGSYAPFLELIGDVNAILTRFLTAYTSNHAWEEKKLRAFRDEMREVSSSPVAASRRGLSPYHVILKLRQLLSPNAVLTTDVGAHKLLLGQLWETYEPLTFFMSNGFSSMGYGFPAAMAARLQFPDREVVSVSGETAAFS
- a CDS encoding DUF1445 domain-containing protein; its protein translation is MIKYTEADLSAMSPDEFRNIVRSGQWTEHSMNKCRGYAVTDMVIIPKEYAYDYLVFAHRNPETVSIVDMTEAGSPHPLRVAPDADLRTDLPRYQVYQNGKIIDEPTDIKKYWRDDLVGFLTGCSESFDWALKNANVQYQVNGVFSTNIACVPVGPFRGNMAVSCRLFKTSFDATRAVQISSRHRIMHGAPVHIGDGRAIGIRDLSRPDLIAGWEGSKAREPAEGEVAMFWACGATNRIVAAEAKLPLMIVDYPVSVFITDKLVEELAIL